A section of the Adhaeribacter radiodurans genome encodes:
- a CDS encoding DUF4133 domain-containing protein, with protein sequence MESEKRLGFNVYKGLQRPLIFKSLKGKFIYWGMACLLVAFVTGILLSTIIHPVAGIIGLIVIGLGGMGYIHGRQKGGLHSKTKSNGTYIVSPHFKRVSNR encoded by the coding sequence ATGGAATCCGAAAAAAGATTAGGGTTTAATGTTTATAAGGGGCTGCAACGGCCCCTTATTTTTAAATCCTTAAAAGGAAAATTCATCTATTGGGGAATGGCTTGTTTGCTGGTTGCGTTTGTGACTGGTATTCTGCTTTCCACCATAATTCATCCAGTTGCCGGCATTATCGGGTTAATAGTTATTGGTTTGGGAGGCATGGGTTATATTCATGGTCGGCAGAAAGGCGGCTTACACAGTAAAACTAAATCCAACGGTACCTACATCGTTTCGCCTCATTTCAAGCGGGTTTCTAATCGCTAG
- a CDS encoding ParA family protein has protein sequence MKIIIANQKGGVGKSTITTLLANYLVLDKKENIIILDMDYQETVFARWEEDKQMYSNDPLYEVMKVDLEEYSKYSHALNEVKTEGHILLDTPGKLDDDNMLAIIKDADLIICPFAYEKTIFESSLFFSKVAHHVNPNIKIVYLPTRIKGTVKYETEGKVKEVLAAYGTIAPKIPDRVALERIDTVSISSEARSLIQEPFDYIYDSYLV, from the coding sequence ATGAAAATTATAATTGCTAACCAAAAAGGAGGTGTGGGTAAATCTACTATTACCACCCTTCTAGCTAATTACCTAGTACTGGATAAAAAAGAGAATATTATCATTCTCGATATGGATTACCAAGAAACAGTGTTTGCCCGTTGGGAGGAAGACAAGCAAATGTATTCCAATGACCCATTGTACGAAGTGATGAAAGTGGATTTGGAAGAATATTCTAAGTATTCCCATGCCTTGAATGAAGTAAAAACGGAAGGTCATATTTTGCTCGATACACCAGGTAAGCTCGATGATGATAATATGCTGGCCATCATTAAAGATGCGGACTTAATTATCTGCCCGTTTGCCTACGAAAAGACTATTTTTGAAAGCTCGTTGTTTTTTTCCAAAGTAGCTCATCACGTAAATCCCAACATTAAGATTGTATACCTACCCACGAGAATCAAAGGAACGGTAAAGTACGAAACCGAAGGAAAGGTGAAAGAAGTATTAGCCGCTTACGGAACCATAGCCCCAAAAATCCCTGACCGGGTAGCCTTAGAGCGAATTGATACTGTTTCCATTAGTAGCGAGGCTAGATCTTTAATCCAAGAACCCTTTGATTATATATATGACTCATATTTAGTATAG
- the mobC gene encoding plasmid mobilization relaxosome protein MobC: MEEEIKNWNPKGGRPKKSDKERRDKPVLIKFTEDERNQLYKESEDLGWKQPLVYFRNKLLSKTNSTNYNPQSLFKALNKLNPELNKVGNNINQIARYVNYLDKNNMVDQKFITEYNTCFKEMIEVQKEYTLAIKAYLRSVSKK, from the coding sequence GTGGAAGAAGAAATTAAAAACTGGAACCCAAAAGGAGGTAGGCCCAAAAAGAGCGATAAGGAGCGGCGGGATAAACCGGTGCTGATTAAATTCACTGAAGACGAGAGAAATCAGCTGTATAAAGAAAGTGAAGATTTGGGATGGAAACAGCCCCTGGTGTATTTCCGAAATAAGTTACTATCCAAGACTAACAGCACCAACTATAACCCACAATCTTTATTTAAGGCGCTGAACAAACTAAATCCCGAATTAAACAAGGTCGGTAACAACATCAATCAAATAGCCCGGTACGTGAATTATCTGGACAAGAATAATATGGTGGATCAGAAGTTTATTACCGAATATAATACCTGCTTCAAGGAGATGATAGAAGTACAGAAAGAATACACATTAGCCATCAAGGCTTATCTCCGTTCCGTTTCTAAAAAGTAA
- a CDS encoding relaxase/mobilization nuclease domain-containing protein, with protein sequence MRNVYIIFMQCSLCNIHCLMLVVKFINWKCMIVKILSSAGSFSGVEYNENKVSLGTAEPLAEENFGLLELNGSVRSRAVHEYQQFFKAWSTTERGMIDKPQFHAVISCEGREYSGLELKAIAEQYLEKMGYKNNPYLIYFHKDTANNHVHIVSSRVDESGRKINDSFERHRSQAAIKKILGKGLGQQPVEQVTKSLCYNFSSEAQFKMLLESQGLTVTVKAEDYQFIRGGQVQHSISKTQVDDKIKNYVEPTDRRRQLKALFIKYKPALTPEKFSEFMQSKFGVEIVFHTGKGKNIPYGYTIIDHAKEQVFKGSQVMPLAALLTLPTRQDQLKAGAEVIDTLANEENNKGLRYREVKAQLLKLGFELNSNGVVRIWGEKETSFSVSKERMKQLLYNDRLFEAQKFTTTTPDEVEVICKAMFLRKEDAKVLSQLISGEKNKHGEQTMILSDKLNSLLATGKDLGDIAKENKYSFARKANTVYLIDQKNHTLYNMAQLMSTAPDYSTVEVFDCNRINQIQHSPQLEYSSGTFAEVAGLVLEVLKDNPEEYPEKKRKRKRKD encoded by the coding sequence TTGCGTAATGTTTATATTATTTTTATGCAATGTTCATTATGCAATATTCATTGTTTAATGCTTGTTGTTAAATTTATTAATTGGAAATGCATGATTGTAAAAATTCTTTCTTCTGCCGGTAGCTTTTCAGGAGTAGAATATAATGAAAATAAAGTCAGTTTAGGGACTGCAGAACCGCTGGCTGAAGAAAATTTCGGTCTTCTGGAATTAAATGGTAGCGTCAGGAGCCGAGCTGTCCATGAGTACCAGCAATTTTTTAAAGCCTGGTCTACCACTGAAAGAGGTATGATCGATAAACCCCAATTTCACGCGGTTATTTCCTGCGAAGGCAGGGAATATTCTGGTTTGGAGTTAAAAGCCATTGCCGAACAGTACCTGGAAAAGATGGGTTACAAAAATAATCCTTACCTGATCTATTTTCATAAAGATACCGCCAATAATCACGTGCATATTGTTTCAAGCAGGGTAGATGAATCCGGCCGGAAAATTAATGATTCCTTTGAGCGACACCGCTCCCAGGCGGCAATAAAAAAAATATTAGGTAAAGGTCTAGGCCAGCAACCTGTAGAGCAAGTTACTAAGTCTTTGTGTTATAATTTTTCCTCTGAGGCTCAGTTTAAGATGTTACTAGAGTCTCAAGGTTTAACAGTAACGGTAAAGGCCGAAGATTATCAATTCATCCGCGGAGGCCAAGTGCAACACTCTATTTCTAAAACCCAGGTTGATGATAAAATTAAAAACTATGTGGAGCCCACGGACCGCAGGCGCCAATTAAAGGCCTTATTCATTAAATACAAACCTGCTTTAACTCCGGAAAAATTTTCAGAATTCATGCAATCAAAATTCGGAGTAGAAATAGTATTTCACACTGGTAAGGGTAAGAATATTCCTTACGGCTACACGATTATTGATCATGCTAAAGAGCAAGTCTTCAAAGGTTCTCAGGTAATGCCCTTAGCTGCTTTACTCACGTTGCCAACGCGACAAGATCAATTAAAGGCCGGAGCTGAAGTAATTGATACTTTAGCCAATGAAGAAAATAATAAAGGCCTGCGGTACCGGGAGGTTAAAGCACAATTATTAAAGCTTGGTTTTGAGCTCAACAGTAATGGAGTGGTAAGAATTTGGGGCGAAAAAGAAACCAGCTTTTCGGTTTCAAAAGAAAGAATGAAACAGCTGCTTTACAATGATAGGTTGTTTGAAGCGCAGAAATTTACTACCACTACTCCGGATGAAGTGGAAGTGATTTGCAAGGCTATGTTTTTAAGAAAGGAAGATGCTAAAGTGCTATCTCAACTCATTTCGGGAGAAAAGAATAAACATGGGGAGCAGACAATGATCCTTTCAGATAAGCTAAATAGTTTACTAGCTACGGGTAAAGACCTAGGAGATATTGCTAAGGAGAATAAATATTCCTTTGCTAGAAAAGCAAATACGGTTTACCTCATAGATCAAAAGAATCATACTCTGTACAATATGGCTCAGTTGATGTCAACAGCTCCGGATTACAGCACAGTGGAGGTTTTTGACTGCAACCGGATAAATCAGATCCAACACAGCCCCCAATTGGAATACAGCAGCGGAACCTTTGCCGAAGTAGCTGGCCTAGTGCTTGAGGTTCTGAAGGATAATCCGGAAGAGTATCCAGAGAAAAAGAGAAAGCGGAAACGAAAAGATTAA
- a CDS encoding ArdC family protein — MTSNQKFTQLAEEVTNEVIAQLEQGKVFWKKPWSSYGLPKNYVSDRAYEGFNAFYLNYITGKRKYKTPYFLTFKQAKDLGGNVRKGEKGTQIIFWKIFNNKIGEKNTPAGETKDIVQTKFVPFIWTVFNIDQVEGVSFNLSGDVERTDNQIIEACQNVVNNYPEPAPRIEHGGSEAYYLPAFDKVQMPDIKTFINAQAYHSTLFHELIHSTGHEIRLNRFTEEDKATQFGDINYSKEELVAEMGASFLNAFTGIKEIVFENSVAYLQGWIKKLKDDKTMIMYASTKAFKAASFILGHKPEHQDQEQHDTEAIEV, encoded by the coding sequence ATGACCTCTAACCAAAAATTCACCCAGTTAGCCGAAGAAGTAACAAATGAAGTAATCGCTCAATTAGAGCAAGGCAAAGTTTTCTGGAAAAAGCCGTGGAGCTCGTATGGATTGCCTAAAAATTATGTATCGGATCGTGCGTACGAAGGCTTTAACGCTTTTTACCTTAACTACATTACGGGGAAAAGAAAATATAAAACTCCGTACTTTTTAACCTTTAAACAGGCTAAAGATTTAGGAGGTAATGTGAGAAAAGGCGAAAAGGGCACTCAGATTATCTTCTGGAAAATATTTAATAATAAAATTGGAGAGAAGAATACTCCAGCCGGTGAAACCAAGGATATAGTGCAAACCAAGTTTGTGCCTTTCATCTGGACCGTATTTAATATTGACCAGGTAGAAGGTGTAAGTTTTAATCTTTCGGGTGATGTAGAGCGGACTGACAATCAAATTATAGAAGCTTGCCAGAATGTTGTAAATAATTATCCGGAACCGGCGCCACGGATAGAACACGGTGGTTCAGAAGCTTACTATTTACCGGCTTTTGATAAGGTTCAGATGCCTGATATTAAAACCTTCATCAATGCTCAGGCCTACCATTCTACTTTATTTCATGAGTTAATTCATTCCACTGGCCACGAGATAAGGTTGAACCGCTTTACCGAAGAAGATAAAGCAACCCAATTTGGAGATATAAATTATTCCAAAGAAGAATTAGTAGCAGAGATGGGAGCGAGTTTCTTGAATGCTTTCACCGGGATTAAAGAAATAGTTTTCGAAAACTCAGTAGCTTATTTACAGGGTTGGATCAAGAAGCTAAAGGATGATAAAACTATGATTATGTATGCTAGCACCAAAGCATTTAAGGCAGCTAGTTTTATTCTGGGCCACAAACCCGAACACCAAGATCAAGAACAACACGATACCGAAGCAATAGAAGTTTAA
- a CDS encoding DUF4134 domain-containing protein, with protein MKTTLFSKFSKKALLFVFSIAYAVTANAQGGGAAGIDAGASELTTYIDPIGNLILIIGAIVGLVGGVRVYIKWNSGDNDVQKSIMGWVGSCVFLMVVGTIVKAFFGV; from the coding sequence ATGAAAACCACTTTATTCTCTAAATTCTCTAAGAAAGCCTTATTGTTTGTGTTTAGTATTGCCTATGCTGTAACTGCTAATGCACAGGGTGGCGGTGCGGCGGGTATTGATGCCGGTGCTTCTGAGCTTACTACTTACATTGACCCAATTGGTAATTTAATTCTCATTATTGGTGCTATTGTTGGTTTGGTTGGCGGTGTTCGAGTTTATATTAAATGGAACTCCGGCGATAATGACGTACAGAAATCAATTATGGGTTGGGTTGGTTCTTGCGTATTTCTCATGGTAGTAGGTACCATTGTGAAAGCCTTCTTCGGAGTATAA